One genomic window of Desulfovibrio legallii includes the following:
- a CDS encoding class I SAM-dependent RNA methyltransferase: MSDDLTLDIHGLSHDGRGVARLEGSAVVFVAGGLPGQRVRARVLRRRPRFWEAACTAVLREAPDAAPPLCPHREICGGCPLQAMPMERQLTWKRTLALDALTRVGGLDRAALEALLGPVAPSPALTRFRNKMEFAFGPDAAGLPLLGLRERGGRRVTPVPGCALLPPEALRMADLTQALVREQARANGLKAWIAPEQRGGQGMARTADARPAGRKGRPRRAEASGEGFWRFLTLRRGLAADLRTPRWWALCLTSPGDARARAAVRALGRELLAAFPQLAAFVHEERASADAFAAGERRVEVLDAAGRSRPEAARLHLPLLGRFFALDAASFFQVNTGAAQLLARTAQEMLPNGGEELLDLYCGVGAPGLLLAPAFSRLYGLELDPRAVALARENAARLGAAHCRYAAGDAARLTQALDIAPDAVLADPPRAGLAPAALTTLLRLRPRRILYISCNAATLARDAAALQPHYRLARLAAVDLFPHTPHVECLALWQRP, from the coding sequence ATGAGCGACGACCTGACCCTGGATATCCACGGCCTGAGCCACGATGGCCGGGGCGTGGCCCGCCTGGAAGGCAGCGCCGTGGTCTTTGTGGCCGGCGGCCTGCCGGGACAGCGGGTGCGCGCCCGCGTGCTGCGCCGCCGCCCCCGCTTCTGGGAAGCCGCCTGCACGGCGGTGCTGCGCGAGGCCCCGGACGCCGCGCCGCCCCTCTGCCCGCACCGCGAAATCTGCGGCGGCTGCCCCTTGCAGGCCATGCCTATGGAACGCCAGCTGACCTGGAAGCGTACCCTGGCCCTGGACGCCCTGACGCGCGTGGGCGGTCTGGACCGCGCCGCGCTGGAGGCCCTGCTGGGGCCCGTGGCCCCCTCGCCCGCCCTGACGCGCTTTCGCAACAAGATGGAATTTGCCTTTGGCCCGGACGCCGCGGGCCTGCCCCTGCTGGGCCTGCGGGAACGCGGCGGCCGCCGGGTGACGCCCGTGCCCGGCTGTGCCCTGCTGCCGCCCGAAGCCCTGCGCATGGCGGATCTGACGCAGGCGCTGGTCCGGGAACAGGCGCGCGCGAACGGCCTCAAAGCCTGGATCGCGCCGGAACAGCGCGGCGGCCAGGGAATGGCCCGCACGGCGGACGCGCGCCCCGCAGGCCGCAAAGGCCGCCCGCGCCGGGCGGAGGCTTCCGGCGAAGGCTTCTGGCGCTTTCTGACCCTGCGGCGCGGCCTGGCGGCGGATCTGCGCACCCCGCGCTGGTGGGCGCTCTGCCTGACCAGCCCCGGCGACGCCAGGGCGCGAGCGGCCGTGCGCGCCCTGGGGCGGGAGCTGCTGGCGGCCTTTCCCCAGCTGGCGGCCTTTGTGCATGAAGAGCGCGCCAGCGCCGACGCCTTTGCCGCGGGCGAACGGCGGGTGGAGGTTCTGGACGCAGCGGGCCGTTCCCGGCCGGAGGCGGCCCGGCTCCATCTGCCCCTGCTGGGGCGCTTTTTTGCGCTGGACGCGGCCTCGTTCTTTCAGGTCAACACGGGCGCGGCGCAGCTGCTGGCCCGCACGGCGCAGGAGATGCTGCCCAACGGCGGGGAAGAGCTGCTGGACCTTTATTGCGGCGTGGGCGCGCCGGGCCTGTTACTGGCCCCGGCCTTCTCCCGGCTGTACGGGCTGGAGCTGGACCCGCGCGCCGTGGCCCTGGCGCGGGAGAACGCCGCCCGCTTGGGCGCGGCCCATTGCCGCTATGCGGCCGGGGATGCGGCGCGCCTGACGCAGGCCCTGGACATTGCGCCGGATGCAGTGCTGGCGGACCCGCCCCGGGCCGGTCTGGCCCCGGCGGCGCTGACGACCCTGCTGCGCCTGCGGCCCCGGCGCATCCTCTACATTTCCTGCAATGCCGCCACCCTGGCGCGGGACGCGGCGGCCCTGCAGCCCCACTATCGCCTGGCGCGCCTGGCGGCCGTGGACCTTTTTCCCCACACGCCGCATGTGGAATGCCTGGCCCTGTGGCAGCGCCCCTGA
- the flhA gene encoding flagellar biosynthesis protein FlhA, translating to MATATLPQIDYSRFSKHGEVALAAGVVIILFVMLVPLPTFFLDIMLCVSISISLLVLITTMFMTSPLEFTIFPSLLLVTTLLRLSLNVASTRLILLNGNMGASAAGEVIRAFGQFVVGGSYVVGAVIFLILFILNKVVITAGTTRIAEVAARFTLDAMPGKQMAIEADLNAGLIDEQEANARRAAMRKEADFYGAMDGACKFVSGDVNAGMFITLVNIVGGIIIGMVQKDMDWNTALTTYSLLTIGDGLVSTIPSIVTSTGTGLLVSRAASEARMGEEFLAQLTFNARALKLVSGVLLLFALVPGLPTIPFLILSALIFSVSRLSAKREDAQDAAAKTKAKAKAKGSGAAETPEEVQALLPLDILELEVGYGLIPLVDEEQSGNLLARIRSIRRQFALDMGVVIPSLHLRDNLQLKPGQYALLIKGNQVASAEILVDHFLAMDPGNVTTKISGIETREPAFNLPALWIPGSQREEAMLAGYTVVDPATVIATHLTEVFKRHLSDFLDRQAVQGLLDTLAKHAPKAVEDLVPNVLPLGTVQKVLQLLVRENVGIRDMLTIVETLADFGPGVKNADMLTEYVRERLARSIVRPYLDSQGALPVLTLAANAERMVQEGVRHADNGASFLSLNPAAAQRLVQNINAAAENAVNTDGQPALLVNPVIRPHLAQLVTRFLPNVPVISQAEIPQDIRLQSVGVVAAE from the coding sequence ATGGCGACAGCGACCCTTCCTCAGATCGATTACAGCCGCTTTTCCAAGCACGGCGAAGTGGCCCTGGCCGCCGGCGTGGTCATCATCCTCTTTGTCATGCTGGTGCCGCTGCCCACGTTTTTTCTGGACATCATGCTCTGCGTAAGCATCTCCATCTCGCTGCTGGTGCTTATTACCACCATGTTCATGACCTCGCCGCTGGAGTTCACCATCTTCCCCTCCCTGTTGCTGGTGACGACCCTGCTGCGGCTTTCGCTCAACGTGGCCTCCACCCGGCTTATTCTGCTCAACGGCAACATGGGGGCCAGCGCGGCGGGCGAGGTCATCCGCGCCTTCGGGCAGTTTGTGGTGGGCGGCAGTTATGTGGTGGGCGCGGTTATCTTTCTTATTCTCTTTATCCTCAACAAAGTGGTCATTACCGCGGGCACCACGCGCATCGCCGAAGTGGCCGCGCGTTTCACCCTGGACGCCATGCCCGGCAAACAGATGGCCATTGAGGCCGACCTCAACGCCGGGCTTATCGACGAGCAGGAGGCCAACGCCCGCCGGGCCGCCATGCGCAAGGAGGCCGACTTCTACGGCGCCATGGACGGCGCGTGCAAATTCGTCTCCGGCGACGTCAACGCCGGCATGTTCATCACCCTGGTCAACATTGTGGGCGGCATTATTATCGGCATGGTCCAGAAGGACATGGATTGGAACACCGCCCTGACCACCTACTCCCTGCTGACCATCGGCGACGGCCTGGTGAGCACCATTCCTTCCATCGTCACTTCCACGGGCACGGGCCTGCTGGTTTCGCGCGCGGCCTCCGAGGCCCGCATGGGCGAGGAATTTCTGGCCCAGCTCACCTTCAACGCCAGGGCCCTCAAGCTGGTTTCCGGCGTGCTGCTGCTTTTTGCCCTGGTGCCGGGCCTGCCCACAATACCTTTTCTTATCCTCTCCGCGCTCATTTTCAGCGTCTCCCGCCTGAGCGCCAAGCGCGAGGACGCCCAGGACGCCGCCGCTAAAACCAAGGCCAAAGCCAAGGCCAAGGGCTCCGGCGCCGCTGAGACCCCGGAGGAGGTCCAGGCCCTGCTGCCGCTGGACATTCTGGAGCTGGAAGTGGGCTACGGCCTTATTCCCCTGGTGGACGAGGAGCAGAGCGGCAACCTTTTGGCGCGCATCCGCTCCATCCGGCGGCAGTTTGCGCTGGACATGGGCGTGGTCATTCCCTCCCTGCATCTGCGCGACAACCTTCAGCTCAAGCCGGGGCAGTACGCCCTGCTCATCAAGGGCAACCAGGTGGCTTCGGCCGAAATTCTGGTGGACCACTTCCTGGCCATGGACCCCGGCAACGTGACCACCAAGATCAGCGGCATCGAAACCCGCGAGCCGGCCTTCAACCTGCCCGCCCTCTGGATACCCGGCAGCCAGCGCGAGGAAGCCATGCTGGCGGGCTATACGGTGGTGGATCCGGCCACGGTCATCGCCACCCACCTTACCGAGGTGTTCAAGCGGCATTTGTCCGACTTCCTGGATCGCCAGGCCGTGCAGGGCCTGCTGGACACCTTGGCCAAGCACGCGCCCAAGGCCGTGGAGGACCTGGTGCCCAACGTCCTGCCCCTGGGCACGGTGCAGAAGGTGCTGCAGCTTCTGGTGCGGGAAAACGTCGGCATCCGCGATATGCTCACCATTGTGGAAACCCTGGCGGACTTCGGCCCCGGCGTCAAAAACGCCGACATGCTTACGGAGTATGTGCGCGAGCGGCTTGCCCGCTCCATCGTGCGGCCTTACCTGGACAGCCAGGGCGCGCTGCCCGTGCTTACCCTGGCCGCCAACGCCGAACGCATGGTGCAGGAGGGCGTGCGCCACGCCGACAACGGCGCGAGCTTCCTTTCCCTCAACCCGGCCGCGGCCCAGCGCCTGGTGCAGAACATTAATGCGGCGGCGGAGAACGCCGTCAATACGGACGGCCAGCCCGCCCTGCTGGTCAACCCGGTCATCCGGCCGCACTTGGCCCAGCTGGTGACGCGCTTTCTGCCCAATGTGCCGGTGATCTCCCAGGCGGAAATTCCGCAGGACATCCGGCTGCAGTCCGTGGGTGTGGTGGCGGCGGAATAG
- the flhB gene encoding flagellar biosynthesis protein FlhB produces MFGTQKDPSRTEEATPKRRNKNREEGNVPKSAELGKAVSLTAGVLSLYALMGPMAERIKALYRHFLIHSWEFDPTPENVYSLSLDLMAEIARLLLPVLLPLALCALAAQRLQVGKLWSTKVFKPKLQRFNLVKGLQQMFLSPQTLLRTLKSLMFSLILTLIPGYVLYAEYENFLPMYYATSEGVAAYMLQMAMKLTWYALLPILTIAAFDVWQTRYAYNEGMKMTKDEVKDERKQAEGDPVIKGQQRKKMMAVMSKRMLQSVPKADVVVTNPTHIAVALRYNTAEAPAPVVLAKGADHLAEKIKEIARENRIPIRENVPLARALYSSTEVGDMIPEDLYKAVAAVLASIWKLKPRAARSGSM; encoded by the coding sequence ATGTTCGGCACGCAGAAAGACCCCAGCAGAACGGAAGAAGCCACCCCCAAACGGCGCAATAAAAACCGGGAGGAAGGCAACGTTCCCAAATCGGCGGAGCTTGGCAAGGCCGTGAGCCTTACCGCGGGGGTGCTGAGCCTGTATGCGCTGATGGGGCCCATGGCCGAAAGGATCAAGGCGCTGTACCGGCATTTTCTGATCCATTCCTGGGAATTCGACCCCACGCCGGAAAACGTCTACAGCCTGAGCCTGGACCTGATGGCGGAGATCGCCAGACTTCTTCTGCCCGTGCTGCTGCCCCTGGCCCTGTGCGCCCTGGCGGCGCAGCGCCTGCAGGTGGGCAAGCTCTGGAGCACCAAGGTCTTCAAACCCAAGCTCCAGCGCTTCAACCTGGTCAAGGGCCTGCAGCAGATGTTTCTTTCGCCCCAGACCCTGCTGCGCACGCTCAAAAGCCTGATGTTTTCCCTGATCCTTACGCTCATTCCCGGTTATGTGCTCTATGCGGAGTACGAGAACTTCCTGCCCATGTACTACGCCACCAGCGAAGGCGTGGCCGCCTACATGCTGCAGATGGCCATGAAGCTCACTTGGTATGCGCTGCTGCCCATCCTGACCATTGCCGCCTTTGACGTCTGGCAGACGCGCTACGCCTACAACGAGGGCATGAAGATGACCAAGGATGAAGTGAAGGACGAGCGCAAGCAGGCCGAAGGCGATCCGGTCATCAAGGGGCAGCAGCGCAAGAAGATGATGGCCGTCATGTCCAAGCGCATGCTCCAGAGCGTGCCCAAGGCCGACGTGGTGGTGACCAACCCCACGCACATCGCGGTGGCCCTGCGCTACAATACGGCCGAGGCCCCGGCCCCGGTGGTGCTGGCCAAAGGCGCGGACCACCTTGCGGAAAAAATTAAGGAAATCGCCAGAGAGAACCGCATCCCCATCCGGGAGAACGTGCCCTTGGCACGGGCCTTGTATAGCTCTACGGAAGTGGGGGACATGATCCCCGAAGATCTGTACAAGGCCGTGGCCGCGGTGCTGGCCAGCATCTGGAAGCTCAAGCCCCGCGCGGCCCGCAGCGGTTCCATGTAA
- a CDS encoding MFS transporter yields MFYGWKISLLSMSGNFMLQGTVLYCMNAFMEPLCALNGWTRAELNVGMALATLAGQIAMPLAAGLCARHSLRRLMAAGALTGGLATILLGHAASLPLFTLLFTVAWVSTQVCGGVVGNALVSNWFHHYRGRAFGIANAGTSLSGVILPLVSMALINACSVATAYLVLGLLTCLLAPLSWFLVRDTPKDMRLHPDGRRHEPRLPKKRLAPDTSFHAMLHAPKAYCMGLAFGLALMVGSAVMSQMKPRFADLGLAPYPAMLLACAAALFAALGKYLWGWICDRLTPLAASRLVMLTCLASMGMGFLPHTILNLAVFSVVFGACIGGLWTVLPAAVSYYFGSENFLPSYKFVSIFIILRCAGYPIMGYAHDFTGGYAAADVVFMGALAAALLLSLFLREDDAAESLAHYRHAARKSGSADDA; encoded by the coding sequence GTGTTCTACGGTTGGAAAATCAGCCTGCTGTCCATGAGCGGCAATTTCATGCTCCAGGGCACGGTGCTCTATTGTATGAACGCCTTTATGGAACCCCTCTGCGCCCTCAACGGCTGGACCAGGGCGGAACTCAACGTGGGCATGGCCCTGGCCACCCTGGCCGGGCAGATAGCCATGCCCCTGGCGGCCGGGCTCTGCGCCCGCCACTCCCTGCGGCGGCTCATGGCCGCCGGGGCCCTTACCGGCGGGCTGGCCACCATCCTGCTGGGGCACGCCGCAAGCCTGCCCCTGTTCACCTTGCTCTTTACCGTGGCCTGGGTTTCCACCCAGGTCTGCGGCGGCGTGGTGGGCAACGCCCTGGTGAGCAACTGGTTCCACCACTACCGGGGCCGGGCCTTCGGCATCGCCAATGCGGGCACCTCCCTTTCCGGCGTCATCCTACCCCTGGTCAGCATGGCCCTGATCAACGCCTGCAGCGTGGCCACGGCCTACCTTGTCCTGGGGCTGCTCACCTGCCTGCTGGCTCCCCTCTCCTGGTTCCTGGTGCGCGATACGCCAAAGGACATGCGCCTGCACCCCGACGGACGCCGCCACGAACCGCGCCTGCCCAAAAAACGCCTCGCGCCGGACACCTCCTTCCACGCCATGCTGCACGCGCCCAAGGCCTACTGCATGGGCCTGGCCTTCGGCCTGGCCCTCATGGTGGGATCCGCCGTCATGAGCCAGATGAAGCCCCGCTTCGCCGACCTGGGCCTGGCCCCCTACCCCGCCATGCTTCTGGCCTGCGCCGCCGCCCTGTTCGCGGCCCTGGGCAAATACCTCTGGGGCTGGATCTGCGACCGGCTCACCCCGCTCGCGGCTTCGCGCCTGGTCATGCTCACCTGCCTCGCCAGCATGGGCATGGGCTTTCTGCCCCACACCATCCTCAACCTCGCCGTGTTCAGCGTGGTCTTCGGGGCCTGCATCGGCGGCCTGTGGACAGTGCTGCCCGCCGCGGTCTCCTACTACTTCGGCAGCGAAAACTTTCTGCCCTCCTACAAGTTCGTATCCATCTTCATCATTCTGCGCTGCGCCGGCTACCCCATCATGGGCTACGCCCACGACTTCACCGGCGGCTACGCCGCGGCGGACGTCGTCTTTATGGGCGCGCTGGCCGCGGCCCTGCTGCTGAGCCTCTTCCTGCGCGAGGACGATGCGGCGGAAAGCCTGGCCCACTACCGGCACGCCGCACGCAAATCCGGATCGGCGGACGACGCATGA